The proteins below come from a single Miscanthus floridulus cultivar M001 chromosome 1, ASM1932011v1, whole genome shotgun sequence genomic window:
- the LOC136477557 gene encoding transcription factor JUNGBRUNNEN 1-like — MVAKEFGREVISMDKVKRDGEALIAAGAGDEEEHDVVLPGFRFHPTDEELVTFYLRRKVARKPLSMEIIKEMDIYKHDPWDLPKASTVGGEKEWYFFCLRGRKYRNSIRPNRVTGSGFWKATGIDRPIYPAAAAGSAATANPGESIGLKKSLVYYRGSAGKGTKTDWMMHEFRLPPAAAATDASPSMQEAEVWTICRIFKRNIAYKRQPQQQPAWRQQAGSNAPPPILAESSSNTGSFESDGGGDEYMNCLPVPDTAPGLHRQHRIGSMLNGGGVSVTGSSSFFREGVHTQQFQGQWLNRFPAPAAIEQKPQLLDSSAMTIAFHQSDQSVAATAVTNDQCYKDGYWDEIARFMEVNDPTVLHDCRYA, encoded by the exons ATGGTTGCCAAGGAGTTTGGAAGAGAAGTAATAAGCATGGACAAGGTGAAGAGAGACGGAGAGGCGCTCATCGCCGCCGGAGCCGGAGACGAAGAGGAACATGACGTGGTGCTCCCGGGGTTCCGGTTCCACCCGACCGACGAGGAGCTCGTCACGTTCTACCTCCGCCGGAAGGTGGCGAGGAAGCCGCTCAGCATGGAGATCATCAAGGAGATGGACATCTACAAGCATGATCCATGGGACCTCCCTA AGGCGAGCACGGTTGGTGGAGAGAAGGAATGGTACTTCTTCTGCCTGAGAGGAAGGAAGTACCGGAACAGCATCAGGCCCAACAGGGTCACCGGCTCCGGCTTCTGGAAGGCCACCGGCATCGACCGGCCGATCTaccctgccgccgccgctggtaGTGCCGCCACCGCAAACCCCGGCGAGTCCATCGGGCTCAAGAAATCCCTCGTGTACTACCGCGGCAGCGCCGGCAAGGGCACCAAGACCGACTGGATGATGCacgagttccgcctcccgccggccgccgccgccaccgacgcCTCCCCGAGCATGCAAGAAGCT GAGGTGTGGACCATCTGCAGGATCTTCAAGAGGAACATCGCCTACAAGAggcagccgcagcagcagccggcgtGGAGGCAGCAGGCGGGTAGCAACGCTCCGCCGCCGATACTGGCGGAGTCCAGCTCCAACACGGGGAGCTTCGAGTCCGACGGCGGCGGGGACGAGTACATGAACTGCCTGCCGGTGCCAGACACCGCTCCGGGCCTGCACCGGCAGCATCGGATTGGCAGCATGCTGAACGGAGGAGGTGTCAGTGTCActggcagcagcagcttcttcagGGAGGGCGTGCACACCCAGCAATTCCAGGGGCAGTGGCTGAACCGCTTCCCTGCGCCAGCAGCAATAGAGCAGAAACCGCAGCTCCTCGATTCGTCGGCGATGACCATTGCGTTCCATCAGAGCGATCAGagcgtcgccgccaccgccgtgaCGAATGATCAGTGCTACAAGGACGGGTATTGGGACGAGATTGCAAGGTTCATGGAGGTCAATGATCCAACAGTACTTCACGACTGTAGATACGCTTGA
- the LOC136477565 gene encoding protein JASON-like, translated as MMGCLFGCFRASGGDGEAKGAGGQLAHPSLGPATTTSHQDGAGRRTRPPSRNALSAVFQREDEGSRVTQTASSWAEQSGERKGMDQELEPQANIQKSCGALLQTTNDIQRAVKDADSVHQKETHSGCLPVMSDDLHIMEVTKVENCETPSRSHQSSTVPDAMSSSKTNVELQTSATSLANNVEESTNENNTEACVQGEKQQQALDLAENFEECGVSKEDFIHPEKLEDPKCAKSDHVVSMEISMSDECSLFQSSEGSVSSSNKITESMKTTSMEKSPKTEATIHANRKKLLKSNTSEVELPSLAQWLKPPNRKKVFRDEVVTGDGSHSAKSSDDDRPIIGMVAAHWKDKDPENFTSKWWDGNGIPNSTNKYKEDQKVSWHVTSFEERLEKALSEEKLLSERNCSSGKTSQFLGVEGEESDTAESNRLYATAYA; from the exons ATGATGGGGTGCCTCTTCGGCTGCTTCCGAGCgtccggcggcgacggcgaggcgaAGGGCGCCGGCGGCCAGCTCGCGCATCCGTCCCTGGGCCCCGCGACGACGACGAGCCACCAG GATGGCGCGGGCAGGAGGACTAGGCCGCCGTCGAGGAACGCGCTCTCCGCCGTGTTCCAGCGAGAAG ATGAGGGATCGAGGGTGACGCAGACGGCGAGCTCGTGGGCGGAGCAGAGTGGTGAGAGGAAGGGGATGGATCAGGAGCTTGAGCCCCAG GCAAATATCCAAAAAAGCTGTGGTGCATTGCTGCAAACTACAAATGACATCCAAAGAGCGGTCAAAGATGCAGATTCAGTTCATCAGAAGGAAACACATTCAGGATGTCTTCCTGTTATGTCTGATGATCTACATATCATGGAAGTGACGAAGGTTGAGAACTGTGAAACTCCTTCAAGGTCTCATCAGAGCTCCACTGTACCAGATGCAATGAG TTCTTCAAAAACAAATGTTGAGTTGCAGACTTCCGCTACTTCCCTTGCAAATAATGTGGAAGAGTCGACAAATGAGAACAATACTGAGGCTTGTGTGCAGGGTGAAAAACAACAACAAGCTCTGGATCTTGCTGAGAATTTTGAAGAATGTGGGGTTTCAAAAGAAGATTTCATTCACCCTGAAAAATTAGAGGATCCAAAGTGTGCAAAGAGTGACCATGTGGTCTCTATGGAAATTTCAATGTCTGATGAATGTTCTCTTTTCCAGAGCTCCGAGGGTTCTGTATCATCTTCTAATAAGATAACTGAGAGCATGAAGACAACATCTATGGAGAAGTCCCCAAAAACTGAGGCAACTATTCATGCCAACAGAAAGAAGCTATTGAAGAGCAACACTTCAGAAGTGGAGCTGCCAAGCTTAGCCCAATGGTTGAAGCCTCCAAATCGTAAGAAAGTATTCAGAGATGAGGTTGTGACAGGAGATGGATCTCATTCAGCTAAGAGTTCAGATGATGATAGGCCTATTATTGGAATGGTTGCAGCACACTGGAAAGATAAAGATCCAGAAAATTTTACCTCTAAATGGTGGGACGGAAATGGCATTCCCAATTCAACAAACAAGTATAAAGAA GATCAGAAGGTGAGTTGGCATGTAACATCATTTGAGGAGAGGCTTGAGAAGGCTTTATCTGAAGAGAAGTTGCTCTCTGAAAG GAACTGTTCAAGTGGAAAGACATCTCAGTTTTTGGGAGTGGAAGGCGAGGAGAGTGATACGGCTGAATCTAATCGTCTATATGCTACTGCTTATGCATGA